The Helianthus annuus cultivar XRQ/B chromosome 16, HanXRQr2.0-SUNRISE, whole genome shotgun sequence genome includes a window with the following:
- the LOC110915812 gene encoding ceramide kinase isoform X1, protein MQRNPGCSSDVDDSPANTQYEGEEKPSILTSNFFMDQVGEIVLTLKSDMLSWNSLDSLSNEDSSCCLGILYASKSDTFIKISEVYAVEFIDFGLIHENPGCLSGHSSEMYRFKVHGVQMSKGQPSLWTPVVYTFGHDNKETCKTWVNKIKTFLGIETDRPKNLLVFVNPMSGKRNGCQIWENVAPLFSQAEVKTKVIVTERAGHAFDAMTSITSRELASYDGVVAVGGDGLFNEILNSVLLSRHKAPYPPAPPDHDQTVDTHNDIVDSGPTVTMAEPLPSREDESPLLSSSLDESQVPNIAHDPEISFPNDQFRFGLIPSGSTDAIVICTTGARDPVTSALQIIIGKKLRLDIAQIVTWKTSQISKHEPRVRYTASFAGYGFYGDVITESEKYRWMGPKRYDYAGTKVFLRHRSYEAEVAFTKVEHEKTDTQANGRKLKTFWGLPKDPKRVPCRVNCHICNTNQTSDSHQESKLVTVKGRFLSIGAAVISCRNEKAPDGLVADAHLSDGFLHLILIKDCPRAFYLWHLMQLARKGGSPLDFDFVEHYKTTTFTFTSYGEESVWNVDGEVLLAHKLSAQVFRGLVNVFASGPQT, encoded by the exons ATGCAGAGAAACCCAGGTTGTTCAAGTGATGTTGATGATTCTCCAGCAAATACCCAATATGAGGGTGAGGAAAAACCATCGATTTTGACTTCAAATTTCTTCATGGATCAAGTTGGGGAGATTGTTCTTACCCTTAAATCAGATATGTTATCATGGAATTCGTTGGATTCGCTTTCAAAT GAGGATAGCTCATGCTGTTTAGGAATACTTTATGCTTCCAAAAGCGatacttttatcaaaatttcCGAGGTTTATGCTGTCGAGTTCATAGATTTTGGCTTGATACATGAAAACCCAGGATGCTTGTCGGGTCATTCATCTGAG ATGTACCGGTTCAAAGTGCATGGTGTACAAATGTCAAAGGGTCAACCCTCTCTTTGGACTCCAGTTGTTTACACTTTTGGTCATGACAATAAGGAAACATGTAAAACGTGGGTGAATAAAATAAAAACGTTCCTTGGCATCGAAACCGATAGGCCTAAGAATCTTCTG GTTTTTGTTAACCCGATGAGTGGAAAAAGAAATGGATGCCAAATTTGGGAAAATGTCGCTCCACTCTTTTCTCAAGCCGAAGTAAAAACAAAG GTTATTGTGACGGAACGGGCTGGTCATGCATTTGATGCAATGACTTCTATTACAAGCAGGGAGCTTGCTTCATATGATGGGGTTGTTGCTGTT GGAGGTGACGGCCTATTTAATGAGATCCTAAACAGTGTTCTCTTGTCCAGACATAAAGCTCCGTATCCACCAGCCCCACCGGATCATGATCAAACCGTTGATACCCATAATGACATAGTGGACTCTGGTCCAACCGTAACCATGGCTGAACCATTGCCTTCTCGTGAGGATGAGTCACCGCTCCTGAGTTCATCACTTGATGAATCACAAGTCCCAAATATTG CCCATGATCCCGAGATTTCTTTCCCGAATGATCAATTTCGCTTTGGACTTATTCCTTCCGGGTCCACCGATGCTATTGTCATATG TACAACTGGAGCTCGAGATCCTGTGACATCAGCATTGCAAATTATTATCGGTAAAAAGTTACGCCTGGATATAGCTCAGATTGTAACAtggaaaacatcacaaatatccaAACACGAGCCTCGTGTACGATATACAGCTTCATTTGCTGG GTATGGTTTCTACGGAGACGTGATCACAGAGAGCGAAAAATATCGATGGATGGGGCCAAAACGATATGATTATGCAGGAACAAAAGTGTTTCTTAGACACAG GTCATACGAGGCAGAGGTAGCTTTTACGAAAGTTGAACATGAGAAAACAGATACACAGGCGAATGGAAGAAAATTAAAGACGTTTTGGGGCCTACCAAAGGATCCCAAAAGGGTTCCGTGTCGCGTCAATTGTCACATTTGTAACACAAACCAAACATCGGACTCGCACCAAGAATCAAAGTTAGTTACAGTTAAAGGACGGTTTCTTAGTATTGGTGCTGCGGTCATCTCATGCAGAAATGAAAAGGCGCCTGATGGCTTGGTTGCCGATGCACATCTTTCAGATGGGTTCTTGCATCTTATTTTGATCAAAGACTGCCCTCGCGCTTTCTATTTATG GCACCTCATGCAACTAGCAAGGAAGGGTGGAAGCCCATTGGACTTTGATTTTGTGGAACATTATAAG ACAACAACGTTCACATTCACTTCATATGGGGAGGAGAGCGTGTGGAATGTCGATGGTGAGGTTCTTCTGGCTCACAAACTATCCGCACAAGTCTTTCGCGGTCTTGTTAATGTGTTTGCGTCTGGGCCTCAAACATAG
- the LOC110915812 gene encoding ceramide kinase isoform X2, with translation MYRFKVHGVQMSKGQPSLWTPVVYTFGHDNKETCKTWVNKIKTFLGIETDRPKNLLVFVNPMSGKRNGCQIWENVAPLFSQAEVKTKVIVTERAGHAFDAMTSITSRELASYDGVVAVGGDGLFNEILNSVLLSRHKAPYPPAPPDHDQTVDTHNDIVDSGPTVTMAEPLPSREDESPLLSSSLDESQVPNIAHDPEISFPNDQFRFGLIPSGSTDAIVICTTGARDPVTSALQIIIGKKLRLDIAQIVTWKTSQISKHEPRVRYTASFAGYGFYGDVITESEKYRWMGPKRYDYAGTKVFLRHRSYEAEVAFTKVEHEKTDTQANGRKLKTFWGLPKDPKRVPCRVNCHICNTNQTSDSHQESKLVTVKGRFLSIGAAVISCRNEKAPDGLVADAHLSDGFLHLILIKDCPRAFYLWHLMQLARKGGSPLDFDFVEHYKTTTFTFTSYGEESVWNVDGEVLLAHKLSAQVFRGLVNVFASGPQT, from the exons ATGTACCGGTTCAAAGTGCATGGTGTACAAATGTCAAAGGGTCAACCCTCTCTTTGGACTCCAGTTGTTTACACTTTTGGTCATGACAATAAGGAAACATGTAAAACGTGGGTGAATAAAATAAAAACGTTCCTTGGCATCGAAACCGATAGGCCTAAGAATCTTCTG GTTTTTGTTAACCCGATGAGTGGAAAAAGAAATGGATGCCAAATTTGGGAAAATGTCGCTCCACTCTTTTCTCAAGCCGAAGTAAAAACAAAG GTTATTGTGACGGAACGGGCTGGTCATGCATTTGATGCAATGACTTCTATTACAAGCAGGGAGCTTGCTTCATATGATGGGGTTGTTGCTGTT GGAGGTGACGGCCTATTTAATGAGATCCTAAACAGTGTTCTCTTGTCCAGACATAAAGCTCCGTATCCACCAGCCCCACCGGATCATGATCAAACCGTTGATACCCATAATGACATAGTGGACTCTGGTCCAACCGTAACCATGGCTGAACCATTGCCTTCTCGTGAGGATGAGTCACCGCTCCTGAGTTCATCACTTGATGAATCACAAGTCCCAAATATTG CCCATGATCCCGAGATTTCTTTCCCGAATGATCAATTTCGCTTTGGACTTATTCCTTCCGGGTCCACCGATGCTATTGTCATATG TACAACTGGAGCTCGAGATCCTGTGACATCAGCATTGCAAATTATTATCGGTAAAAAGTTACGCCTGGATATAGCTCAGATTGTAACAtggaaaacatcacaaatatccaAACACGAGCCTCGTGTACGATATACAGCTTCATTTGCTGG GTATGGTTTCTACGGAGACGTGATCACAGAGAGCGAAAAATATCGATGGATGGGGCCAAAACGATATGATTATGCAGGAACAAAAGTGTTTCTTAGACACAG GTCATACGAGGCAGAGGTAGCTTTTACGAAAGTTGAACATGAGAAAACAGATACACAGGCGAATGGAAGAAAATTAAAGACGTTTTGGGGCCTACCAAAGGATCCCAAAAGGGTTCCGTGTCGCGTCAATTGTCACATTTGTAACACAAACCAAACATCGGACTCGCACCAAGAATCAAAGTTAGTTACAGTTAAAGGACGGTTTCTTAGTATTGGTGCTGCGGTCATCTCATGCAGAAATGAAAAGGCGCCTGATGGCTTGGTTGCCGATGCACATCTTTCAGATGGGTTCTTGCATCTTATTTTGATCAAAGACTGCCCTCGCGCTTTCTATTTATG GCACCTCATGCAACTAGCAAGGAAGGGTGGAAGCCCATTGGACTTTGATTTTGTGGAACATTATAAG ACAACAACGTTCACATTCACTTCATATGGGGAGGAGAGCGTGTGGAATGTCGATGGTGAGGTTCTTCTGGCTCACAAACTATCCGCACAAGTCTTTCGCGGTCTTGTTAATGTGTTTGCGTCTGGGCCTCAAACATAG
- the LOC110918251 gene encoding uncharacterized protein LOC110918251 isoform X1 — protein MEIPHIGGHLDPFRPSRTVDKVSDCVRSQRKIPTVSDFYVPFVPISDSRCIPFRLTKTKDQDKIEVLMVSSPNHYDMVFPKAEYKSVKKAAIVFFFSITIPFGIALGIALSKTYKENSPSSLIIVGLLNASSVGLLYLHGSGRFQIKSYATVLQGNDINVNEHNEPIASLERIREEEIPRDTNPLAIVADNNPRVASPTRGGGGMSLVSTDRISDVSSVQRVKKEEVESKILAWQNSKIAKINNCNT, from the exons ATGGAAATTCCGCATATCGGTGGCCATCTGGATCCCTTTCGTCCGTCACGCACCGTCGACAAAGTTTCAG ACTGCGTCCGAAGCCAGAGGAAGATCCCTACTGTATCGGATTTCTATGTTCCTTTCGTGCCAATTTCAGACTCAAG GTGTATTCCTTTCAGACTGACCAAAACTAAAGACCAGGACAAAATAGAAGTATTAATGGTATCTTCACCAAACCATTATGACATGGTATTTCCTAAG GCTGAATACAAGTCTGTGAAGAAAGCAGCAATTGTGTTTTTCTTCTCAATAACGATTCCATTTGGGATCGCTCTTGGGATCGCGTTGTCGAAGACATACAAAGAGAATAGCCCAAGTTCATTAATCATAGTTGGTTTACTCAATGCTTCATCAGTTGGACTTCTTTATCTACATGGCAGTGGTCGATTTCAAATTAAGTCTTATGCAACCGTCTTACAAG GAAACGACATAAATGTTAATGAACATAACGAGCCAATTGCGAGCTTGGAGAGAATTAGGGAAGAAGAGATTCCTAGGGACACTAACCCATTGGCGATTGTGGCGGATAATAATCCGAGAGTGGCATCTCCGACTAGAGGTGGTGGCGGGATGAGTTTGGTTAGTACTGATCGTATCAGCGATGTTTCGTCAGTCCAGCGAGTGAAGAAAGAGGAGGTGGAGTCGAAGATATTGGCATGGCAGAACTCTAAGATTGCAAAAATTAACAATTGCAACACTTGA
- the LOC110918251 gene encoding uncharacterized protein LOC110918251 isoform X2, whose product MEIPHIGGHLDPFRPSRTVDKVSDCVRSQRKIPTVSDFYVPFVPISDSRLTKTKDQDKIEVLMVSSPNHYDMVFPKAEYKSVKKAAIVFFFSITIPFGIALGIALSKTYKENSPSSLIIVGLLNASSVGLLYLHGSGRFQIKSYATVLQGNDINVNEHNEPIASLERIREEEIPRDTNPLAIVADNNPRVASPTRGGGGMSLVSTDRISDVSSVQRVKKEEVESKILAWQNSKIAKINNCNT is encoded by the exons ATGGAAATTCCGCATATCGGTGGCCATCTGGATCCCTTTCGTCCGTCACGCACCGTCGACAAAGTTTCAG ACTGCGTCCGAAGCCAGAGGAAGATCCCTACTGTATCGGATTTCTATGTTCCTTTCGTGCCAATTTCAGACTCAAG ACTGACCAAAACTAAAGACCAGGACAAAATAGAAGTATTAATGGTATCTTCACCAAACCATTATGACATGGTATTTCCTAAG GCTGAATACAAGTCTGTGAAGAAAGCAGCAATTGTGTTTTTCTTCTCAATAACGATTCCATTTGGGATCGCTCTTGGGATCGCGTTGTCGAAGACATACAAAGAGAATAGCCCAAGTTCATTAATCATAGTTGGTTTACTCAATGCTTCATCAGTTGGACTTCTTTATCTACATGGCAGTGGTCGATTTCAAATTAAGTCTTATGCAACCGTCTTACAAG GAAACGACATAAATGTTAATGAACATAACGAGCCAATTGCGAGCTTGGAGAGAATTAGGGAAGAAGAGATTCCTAGGGACACTAACCCATTGGCGATTGTGGCGGATAATAATCCGAGAGTGGCATCTCCGACTAGAGGTGGTGGCGGGATGAGTTTGGTTAGTACTGATCGTATCAGCGATGTTTCGTCAGTCCAGCGAGTGAAGAAAGAGGAGGTGGAGTCGAAGATATTGGCATGGCAGAACTCTAAGATTGCAAAAATTAACAATTGCAACACTTGA